A window of the Dyadobacter pollutisoli genome harbors these coding sequences:
- a CDS encoding YciI family protein: MKEFALIFRLSNQMELKTTPEQIQERMNWLASIAAQNKLADKGNTLSNESAKTVRAENVVTDGPYTEIKEFISGYVIVKTDTIDEAVELAKANPIFKMGGNIEVREIVQRK; encoded by the coding sequence ATGAAAGAATTCGCATTAATTTTTAGGCTCAGCAATCAAATGGAGCTCAAAACAACGCCTGAGCAGATTCAGGAGAGAATGAATTGGCTTGCCAGTATCGCCGCGCAGAATAAATTGGCGGACAAAGGCAATACCTTGTCCAACGAAAGCGCCAAAACAGTACGAGCGGAGAATGTCGTGACCGACGGGCCTTATACGGAGATTAAGGAATTTATCAGTGGTTATGTCATCGTAAAGACCGACACCATTGACGAGGCAGTGGAATTGGCGAAAGCCAATCCTATTTTTAAAATGGGTGGCAACATCGAAGTGAGAGAAATCGTACAACGTAAGTAA
- a CDS encoding alpha-glucuronidase family glycosyl hydrolase, which yields MNRNKIALLFLGLLLLKSSVFAQIKKDAFAVTDDGYRLWLKYDPIADVGVKKEYQKFTQFIAAPSANPVVKSATDEVQQGLSGLLGKVVPVVLSAKGQSGGIVLTLVTDKSQDFANKEGYSIETVQGNIRVSSESEVGLLYGSFALLRHMQTLQSLSAITLRSSPKVRYRMLNHWDNHDGTIERGYAGSSLWKWYELPERIDPRYRDYARANASLGINGSVLNNVNASARFMSAEYIEKVAAIANVFRPYGIKVYLSVYFAAPKTLGGLGTSDPLNPQVQAWWAAKVKEIYQYIPDFGGFLVKANSEGEPGPQDYGRTHADGANMLAAAFKPYDGVVIWRAFVYKSDPKGDRFKAAYEEFTPLDGQFDEKVIVQVKNGPIDFQPREPFSPLFGNMPKTPLGMEFQLTQEYLGFATHAVYEAPIFKECLDADTYVNGKGSTVARIVDGTLHGYARTAMAGVANTGSVRNWTGHPLAQANWYAFGRLTWDHQLSSEQIAREWVALTLTKDKKANTQIVNMMLHSRDIYVDYNTPLGLSRPWTGVHFAPEPWQNRSSRPDWTAVYYHKADSVGLGFDRTANGSNALAQYRPEVQRQWSNPDSCPLPYLLWFHHVSWDKKLSTGQTLWHEVCSRLYAGADSVLWMQQQWDQVKAHINPETFADVEARLRTQHKEAIWWRNAWVLYLQSFARQPIPPKFKKPEQTLEQVIKSVDVYLLR from the coding sequence ATGAATCGTAACAAAATTGCATTGTTGTTTCTGGGTTTGCTTTTACTGAAAAGCAGTGTTTTTGCCCAAATAAAAAAAGACGCGTTTGCCGTAACCGATGACGGTTACCGCCTTTGGCTGAAATATGACCCGATCGCGGATGTCGGGGTCAAAAAGGAGTATCAAAAATTTACTCAATTTATTGCAGCACCGTCGGCAAATCCGGTGGTAAAAAGTGCTACTGACGAGGTACAGCAAGGATTATCGGGTCTACTTGGCAAAGTGGTACCGGTGGTTTTATCGGCCAAAGGCCAATCCGGCGGTATTGTATTAACCTTAGTAACCGATAAAAGTCAGGATTTTGCCAACAAGGAAGGGTATAGCATTGAAACCGTTCAGGGAAACATTCGTGTCAGTTCGGAGAGCGAAGTGGGATTATTGTATGGCAGTTTTGCATTGCTGCGACATATGCAAACCCTCCAATCGCTTAGTGCCATCACATTAAGAAGCAGTCCCAAAGTACGGTACCGGATGCTGAACCATTGGGATAATCATGACGGGACCATTGAGCGCGGCTACGCGGGTTCGTCGCTTTGGAAATGGTACGAACTGCCGGAGAGGATTGATCCGCGGTACCGGGACTATGCGCGTGCGAACGCGTCGTTGGGGATCAATGGCTCGGTGCTCAACAATGTAAATGCAAGCGCACGGTTTATGTCTGCCGAGTACATTGAAAAGGTGGCCGCGATCGCCAATGTATTTCGTCCGTATGGCATTAAGGTATATCTGTCGGTTTATTTTGCTGCACCCAAAACATTGGGCGGCCTGGGTACATCCGACCCGTTGAATCCCCAGGTACAGGCTTGGTGGGCGGCTAAGGTGAAGGAAATCTATCAATACATTCCTGATTTTGGTGGGTTTTTGGTTAAGGCTAATTCCGAAGGCGAGCCCGGCCCGCAGGACTATGGCCGTACGCATGCCGACGGGGCGAACATGCTCGCAGCCGCATTTAAGCCGTACGACGGCGTGGTGATCTGGCGGGCGTTTGTTTACAAATCCGATCCAAAAGGAGATCGTTTTAAGGCTGCTTATGAGGAATTTACACCATTGGATGGCCAGTTCGATGAAAAAGTGATCGTTCAGGTCAAAAACGGCCCCATTGATTTCCAGCCCCGCGAGCCATTTTCACCACTGTTTGGCAATATGCCCAAAACACCACTGGGTATGGAATTTCAGCTGACGCAGGAATATCTGGGATTTGCCACGCACGCCGTGTACGAAGCCCCGATCTTCAAGGAATGTCTTGACGCTGATACTTATGTGAATGGGAAAGGATCTACGGTCGCCCGGATTGTGGACGGTACTTTGCACGGATATGCAAGAACGGCGATGGCAGGAGTTGCCAATACCGGGTCAGTGCGGAACTGGACGGGCCATCCGCTGGCGCAGGCGAACTGGTACGCTTTCGGGAGGCTGACCTGGGACCACCAGCTATCTTCCGAACAAATCGCCCGTGAATGGGTAGCATTGACTTTAACCAAAGACAAAAAAGCGAATACGCAAATCGTGAACATGATGCTCCATTCCAGGGACATTTATGTTGATTATAACACGCCGCTCGGACTTTCGCGACCGTGGACGGGTGTACATTTTGCACCTGAGCCTTGGCAAAACCGCAGTTCCCGCCCCGACTGGACGGCCGTTTATTACCACAAAGCCGATTCCGTAGGCCTGGGCTTCGACAGGACTGCCAATGGAAGCAATGCGCTGGCACAATACCGGCCCGAAGTTCAGCGGCAATGGAGTAACCCGGATAGCTGCCCATTGCCTTACCTGCTTTGGTTTCATCATGTATCATGGGATAAAAAATTGAGCACCGGGCAAACATTGTGGCACGAAGTATGCAGCAGGCTATACGCCGGGGCAGATTCTGTTCTGTGGATGCAGCAGCAGTGGGATCAGGTGAAGGCGCATATAAACCCCGAAACTTTTGCTGACGTAGAGGCAAGGCTCCGGACTCAGCACAAAGAGGCGATCTGGTGGCGAAATGCCTGGGTGCTTTATCTGCAAAGCTTTGCCAGACAGCCCATTCCACCTAAATTTAAAAAACCTGAACAAACTTTGGAACAGGTGATTAAGTCGGTAGATGTGTATTTGTTGAGGTAG
- a CDS encoding NADH:flavin oxidoreductase produces the protein MNTDNLFRPFNLKSLHTKNRFVMSPMTRACSPGGIPAGNVADYYRKRAEGEVGLIITEGTVIDRPSSKNDPGVPHFYGHDALAGWQNVLDGVHSAGGQMAPQLWHVGIQENHASGWLPGVPFEGPSGIGNGKVMSDADIANTIQAFGQAALNSFRMGFDCVEVQGAHGYLLDQFFRPDTNLRNDFFGGKTIGERTRFAVEVVREIRRQVGQHFTLMMRISQWRFSDYNSQLASTPKEMEDWLLPLADAGVDIFHCSTRYFWKPEFAGSDLNFAGWAKKITGKATIMVGSVGLEKDITSLYRGENSGAASLDELVRRMDNDEFDLVAVGRCLLADPHWVQKVKQGRLAELRGFTKDALYSLN, from the coding sequence ATGAACACTGACAATTTGTTTCGACCATTTAATTTAAAATCACTGCATACGAAAAACCGCTTCGTGATGTCGCCCATGACCCGCGCATGCTCGCCCGGTGGGATACCTGCCGGTAATGTCGCGGATTATTATCGTAAACGGGCGGAGGGAGAAGTGGGACTTATCATTACCGAAGGAACGGTCATTGACCGGCCGTCTTCGAAAAATGATCCTGGTGTACCGCACTTTTACGGGCACGATGCGCTTGCAGGCTGGCAAAATGTGCTGGATGGCGTTCACAGCGCAGGCGGACAAATGGCCCCGCAGCTGTGGCATGTAGGTATACAGGAAAATCACGCTTCTGGCTGGCTTCCCGGCGTCCCGTTTGAAGGCCCGTCGGGGATCGGCAATGGAAAGGTAATGAGCGATGCCGACATTGCGAATACGATTCAGGCTTTTGGGCAGGCTGCATTAAACTCATTCCGTATGGGTTTTGACTGCGTGGAGGTACAGGGTGCGCACGGGTACCTTTTAGACCAGTTTTTTCGGCCGGATACCAATCTGAGAAATGACTTTTTTGGAGGTAAAACGATAGGCGAGCGCACCAGATTTGCGGTGGAAGTTGTCAGGGAAATTCGCAGGCAGGTAGGGCAACATTTCACATTAATGATGCGGATTTCTCAATGGCGGTTTTCAGATTACAATAGTCAGCTTGCCAGCACGCCGAAAGAAATGGAGGATTGGCTGTTACCCTTGGCAGATGCAGGGGTTGACATTTTTCATTGCTCGACGAGGTATTTTTGGAAACCAGAATTTGCTGGTTCTGACCTTAATTTTGCGGGCTGGGCTAAAAAGATAACGGGTAAAGCCACGATCATGGTAGGTTCCGTTGGATTGGAAAAGGACATTACGAGCCTTTATCGTGGCGAGAATTCTGGCGCAGCTTCTTTGGATGAACTTGTAAGAAGAATGGACAATGATGAATTCGATCTGGTAGCAGTCGGTCGATGTCTTTTGGCTGATCCGCATTGGGTTCAAAAGGTAAAGCAAGGCCGTCTGGCAGAGTTACGGGGTTTTACGAAGGATGCATTGTACAGCTTAAACTAA
- a CDS encoding metalloregulator ArsR/SmtB family transcription factor translates to MKLRRDPFQAIADPTRRAILVLLAVQTMTAGAIADNFNVARPTISKHIQILNECELITSNQKGREIFYELKVDKMKEIDKWLTQFRKMWEDRYNQLDTLISIIQTKEK, encoded by the coding sequence ATGAAACTAAGAAGAGACCCATTTCAGGCAATAGCAGATCCTACCAGAAGGGCCATTCTGGTACTGCTGGCCGTGCAAACGATGACCGCAGGGGCTATCGCCGACAATTTCAATGTGGCCCGCCCTACCATATCCAAGCACATTCAAATTCTGAATGAGTGTGAACTGATCACATCTAATCAGAAGGGCCGCGAGATTTTTTATGAATTGAAGGTTGACAAAATGAAGGAAATCGATAAATGGCTCACCCAATTCCGAAAGATGTGGGAGGACCGCTATAACCAGCTTGACACTTTAATATCTATTATCCAAACAAAAGAAAAATGA
- a CDS encoding SRPBCC family protein translates to MKNRLHFDFVVDKEKNTITIQREFAANRQLIWDCHTKSELLDQWFAPQPLTTKTKFMDFREGGHWLYGMVEPDGPTYWGRMDYLKINPIESYTGLDGFCDENGDLNPELPRAEWDVTFQDQVENSLVQTIVTYKSLEDLEAVIQMGLKDGLTSTMERLDDLLLKLA, encoded by the coding sequence ATGAAAAACAGACTGCATTTCGACTTCGTTGTCGATAAGGAGAAGAACACGATTACTATTCAAAGAGAGTTTGCTGCCAACCGCCAGCTGATCTGGGACTGCCATACTAAAAGTGAACTACTCGATCAATGGTTTGCACCTCAACCACTTACGACTAAAACAAAGTTTATGGATTTCCGCGAAGGAGGACATTGGCTTTACGGCATGGTGGAACCGGATGGGCCAACTTACTGGGGCCGCATGGACTATTTGAAGATCAACCCGATCGAAAGTTACACCGGACTGGACGGCTTTTGTGATGAGAATGGTGACCTTAACCCTGAACTCCCCCGGGCCGAATGGGATGTTACGTTTCAGGATCAGGTTGAAAATTCGCTTGTACAAACGATCGTCACCTATAAATCCCTGGAAGACCTGGAAGCAGTGATTCAAATGGGATTGAAAGATGGATTGACGTCGACCATGGAACGGTTAGACGACCTGTTATTAAAATTAGCGTAA
- a CDS encoding RNA polymerase sigma factor, with protein sequence MTRPDEQLNQVLHQLFRLEYTKMTAVLCRHFGLKQLEIAEDIVSETFLKATETWNDQGLPENPSAWLYTVAKNKTKDYLKRASIFENRVKNAIDQETFQPEPDFEFTNEAIADSQLSMLFAVCSPAISEESQICLALQILCGFTVEEIANAFLTKTETIKKRLLRARAALRNDYFEISQLEESATAARLDTVLRTLYLLFNEGYFSKSGNHLIRKDLCSEAMRLAVILAESNLSNMLPAKALLALMCYQSSRFHARLDDDGDTVLFEQQDRSRWDQELIDRGHYYLINACSGDEISKYHLEAGIAYWHTTSEESVKWSQILHLYNQLIVSEYSPMTALNRTFAFAKVYGNAAGLEEAEKLHLADNSYYHSLLGYLYTEIDHRKAIFHYQQAVNLTKSKAEKQTLSRTIAELERSAHELETTSTNTHLPT encoded by the coding sequence ATGACCCGACCTGATGAACAGCTGAATCAAGTTCTACACCAATTGTTCCGGTTGGAGTATACCAAAATGACGGCGGTACTATGCCGTCATTTTGGGTTGAAACAGCTTGAAATTGCAGAAGATATCGTCAGTGAGACATTCTTGAAGGCCACCGAAACCTGGAATGATCAGGGACTTCCCGAAAATCCCTCTGCCTGGCTTTATACAGTCGCCAAAAACAAGACAAAGGATTACCTGAAAAGAGCTTCCATTTTTGAAAACCGGGTTAAAAATGCCATTGATCAGGAAACGTTTCAGCCGGAGCCTGACTTCGAATTTACAAATGAGGCGATTGCCGACAGCCAGCTTTCGATGCTATTTGCCGTTTGCAGCCCCGCTATTTCGGAAGAATCTCAGATTTGCCTCGCTCTGCAAATCCTGTGTGGCTTCACTGTTGAAGAAATCGCGAATGCGTTCCTTACCAAAACGGAAACCATTAAAAAACGGTTGTTACGTGCTCGCGCCGCATTGCGCAATGACTATTTTGAGATCAGCCAATTGGAAGAATCTGCCACTGCAGCCCGGTTGGATACTGTTTTGAGAACCTTGTACCTGCTTTTCAATGAAGGTTATTTTTCCAAATCCGGCAATCATTTGATCCGAAAAGACCTTTGCTCGGAAGCAATGCGGTTGGCCGTCATTCTGGCCGAAAGCAACCTGAGTAACATGCTTCCCGCAAAGGCATTGCTGGCTTTAATGTGCTACCAGAGCTCCCGTTTCCACGCACGCTTGGATGATGACGGGGATACCGTCCTGTTTGAACAGCAGGATAGAAGCCGTTGGGATCAGGAATTGATCGACAGGGGACATTATTATTTGATCAATGCGTGCTCAGGCGATGAAATTTCAAAATACCATTTGGAGGCTGGAATTGCCTATTGGCATACTACCTCCGAAGAGTCGGTGAAATGGTCGCAGATTCTCCACTTGTATAACCAACTGATTGTAAGCGAATATTCTCCGATGACTGCATTAAACCGCACCTTCGCATTCGCCAAAGTTTACGGAAACGCCGCCGGTCTGGAAGAAGCCGAAAAACTACATCTCGCCGACAACAGCTACTACCATTCATTATTGGGTTACTTATATACCGAAATAGATCATCGAAAAGCGATTTTTCATTATCAGCAGGCGGTGAACCTGACCAAATCCAAAGCTGAGAAACAAACCCTTTCCAGAACGATCGCGGAATTGGAAAGATCAGCCCACGAGCTTGAAACTACCTCAACAAATACACATCTACCGACTTAA
- a CDS encoding ABC transporter permease, protein MIFNYFKIAWRNLLKSKFYSLINGAGLTLGLGVGILILLWVQDELSFDRFHKHADDIYKLENRVGTGSSKQIWTTTVAPIAMLGKKELPEIKDGVRLCYNESYILFRYKDKVFNEENSQFADPGLFSVFDFGLVQGDARKPFTDDNSVVLTETTAKKYFGNEDPIGKILVVNDQMNFRVSGVVKDFPKNSTIQGDLFLPISKLFNDMYSRRQDGRNRDNDFHQFNYNTYLLLQPGQNISGLADKLRNIHLRNKPDDTDLTYLLQPLVSKHLYKADGSDGGIETVRMFIIIALLILGIACINYVNLSTARSMLRSKEVSMRKIVGAARKQLFTQFIIETALVFGMASAVAVILIYSFLPLYNQLSGKQLVFDFANFQIWKVIGLTLLGTLAVSSIYPALLLSSFDPLKAFKGKTATGISDAALRKVLVVTQFAVSVILIIGTFVISTQLKYIRSKALGYDKTHVLSFGMRNMNSHFEAVKADLLNQPGVIGVTRASSNIVRIGGQTGSNEWDGKEVGETMMSRPMAIEKDFLSFFKMQLVEGKGFTGSVSDSSHFILNETAVKATRLKDPIGKRFKLWDKEGTIIGVVKDFHTTSMRQKIDPSVFYYDAGDANRIYIKTTGNDAEKAIAAAERSWKRYNGDFAFTYGFLDDAFNDMYKSEQQSGFLFNLFAGIAIVISCLGLFGLAAYTAQVRTREIGVRKVLGSSVTGIVRLLASDFIRLIVIAIVIAVPIAWYSMNIWLQDFAYKIHISWWMFVAAGGLALAVAMLTISFQSIKAALMNPVKSLRSE, encoded by the coding sequence ATGATCTTTAATTATTTCAAAATTGCCTGGCGCAACTTATTGAAAAGCAAATTCTACTCCCTGATCAATGGTGCCGGGCTAACCCTCGGGCTGGGCGTCGGGATACTGATTTTGTTATGGGTGCAGGATGAGCTCAGCTTCGATCGTTTTCACAAGCATGCCGATGACATTTACAAGCTTGAAAACCGGGTAGGGACGGGTTCAAGCAAGCAGATATGGACCACGACCGTGGCACCCATTGCCATGCTGGGAAAAAAGGAATTGCCGGAAATTAAAGACGGAGTGAGGTTGTGTTACAATGAATCTTACATTCTGTTCAGGTATAAGGACAAGGTTTTCAATGAGGAAAACTCACAATTTGCCGATCCTGGCCTGTTTTCAGTATTTGATTTCGGATTGGTACAAGGCGATGCGAGAAAACCATTTACTGACGATAATTCAGTGGTACTGACTGAAACCACGGCTAAAAAATACTTTGGAAACGAGGACCCGATCGGAAAGATTCTTGTGGTAAATGACCAGATGAACTTCAGGGTAAGCGGCGTGGTGAAGGATTTCCCAAAGAACTCAACCATTCAAGGCGACCTGTTTCTGCCGATCAGCAAGTTGTTCAACGACATGTATAGCAGACGGCAGGACGGCCGGAACCGGGACAATGATTTTCATCAGTTTAATTACAATACCTACCTGCTGCTACAACCCGGGCAAAATATTTCCGGACTAGCCGACAAGCTCAGGAACATTCATTTGCGCAACAAACCGGACGATACCGACCTTACTTACCTGTTGCAGCCGCTGGTTAGCAAGCATCTTTATAAAGCCGATGGATCGGACGGAGGCATTGAAACCGTCAGGATGTTTATCATCATTGCATTGCTGATTTTGGGCATTGCCTGCATTAATTATGTCAATTTGTCCACGGCGCGTTCCATGTTGCGGTCGAAGGAAGTAAGCATGCGCAAGATCGTCGGGGCGGCACGGAAGCAGCTTTTTACACAATTTATCATTGAAACTGCCCTTGTTTTTGGCATGGCGTCCGCAGTGGCTGTCATTTTGATTTATTCTTTTTTACCACTTTATAATCAGTTGTCAGGAAAGCAGTTGGTTTTTGATTTTGCCAATTTTCAGATCTGGAAAGTGATCGGGCTAACACTTTTGGGGACATTGGCGGTGTCCAGCATTTATCCGGCGTTGCTATTATCCTCTTTTGATCCTTTGAAAGCATTTAAAGGAAAAACAGCAACGGGAATCAGCGACGCGGCATTACGGAAAGTACTTGTGGTAACGCAGTTCGCTGTTTCGGTTATTCTGATCATCGGCACATTCGTCATCAGCACGCAGCTGAAATACATTCGTTCCAAAGCGCTTGGTTACGACAAAACACATGTTCTGTCATTCGGAATGCGTAATATGAACAGCCACTTTGAGGCAGTGAAAGCAGATTTGCTTAATCAGCCGGGCGTTATCGGGGTTACCCGTGCCAGTTCCAACATTGTCAGGATTGGAGGGCAAACCGGTAGCAATGAATGGGATGGAAAAGAAGTCGGCGAAACAATGATGTCGCGACCGATGGCGATTGAGAAAGATTTTTTATCATTTTTCAAAATGCAGTTGGTTGAAGGAAAGGGCTTTACGGGTTCCGTGTCCGATTCCTCGCATTTTATACTGAATGAAACGGCTGTAAAAGCGACCCGTTTGAAGGACCCGATTGGCAAACGTTTCAAACTCTGGGATAAGGAAGGGACGATCATTGGCGTGGTTAAGGATTTTCATACCACCTCCATGAGGCAAAAAATTGACCCATCCGTTTTCTATTACGACGCGGGGGACGCGAACAGGATCTATATTAAAACAACAGGTAATGACGCGGAAAAGGCGATTGCAGCCGCCGAACGTTCCTGGAAGCGGTACAATGGCGATTTCGCATTCACCTATGGTTTCCTGGACGATGCATTCAACGACATGTATAAATCCGAGCAGCAGAGTGGGTTTCTCTTCAATTTGTTTGCGGGAATCGCCATTGTCATATCTTGTTTGGGATTATTCGGCCTGGCGGCGTACACGGCGCAAGTCCGCACCCGTGAAATAGGTGTGCGTAAAGTTCTGGGTTCCAGTGTTACCGGCATTGTCAGGCTGCTCGCCAGTGACTTTATCCGGCTCATCGTCATCGCCATCGTGATCGCGGTGCCCATTGCCTGGTATAGTATGAATATCTGGTTGCAGGACTTTGCCTACAAGATCCATATTTCCTGGTGGATGTTTGTGGCTGCCGGAGGTCTGGCGTTGGCCGTAGCTATGCTGACGATCAGTTTTCAGAGCATCAAGGCTGCATTGATGAACCCGGTAAAAAGCCTTCGCAGCGAATAA
- a CDS encoding cupin domain-containing protein encodes MKPTFKATILFLSLLTSSQLFAQSKSAAEEANGKQFIIDSEIPWQDLGGGLKRKIMSYDETMMMVKIVFEKGGIGTPHKHVHTQMSYVESGMFEVTIGDKKQILKKGDGYYIPSNVMHGAVCKEAGVLIDMFTPMREDFVK; translated from the coding sequence ATGAAACCTACCTTCAAAGCAACCATATTATTTTTGTCCTTGCTGACTTCCAGCCAGTTATTCGCACAATCAAAGTCTGCGGCTGAGGAGGCTAATGGCAAGCAGTTCATAATCGACTCGGAGATTCCGTGGCAGGATCTGGGCGGCGGGCTGAAACGTAAGATCATGTCTTACGACGAAACGATGATGATGGTGAAAATCGTGTTCGAAAAAGGGGGCATAGGTACGCCGCACAAGCATGTTCACACCCAGATGAGCTACGTGGAAAGCGGTATGTTTGAGGTTACAATCGGCGATAAAAAGCAAATTCTTAAAAAAGGGGATGGCTACTACATCCCGTCCAATGTTATGCACGGAGCCGTGTGTAAGGAGGCCGGCGTGCTGATCGACATGTTTACACCCATGCGGGAGGATTTTGTAAAATAG